One window of the Persephonella sp. genome contains the following:
- a CDS encoding O-acetyl-ADP-ribose deacetylase codes for MEEIKLGNTKIVLKIGDITEEDTDAIVNAANSTLMGGGGVDGTIHRKGGPQILEECKKIRQTQYPDGLPTGEAVITTGGNLKAKYVIHTVGPICGGKFNDTKSKLLYNAYYNSLKLAKENEIKTIAFPSISTGAYRCPVDEAARIALKAAVDFIKNENFIEEIRFVLFTPDIYEYYNQALKEVLNET; via the coding sequence ATGGAAGAAATCAAGTTAGGCAATACAAAAATAGTTTTAAAAATAGGAGATATCACAGAGGAAGATACTGACGCAATAGTTAATGCTGCAAATTCCACCCTTATGGGTGGTGGCGGTGTTGATGGGACTATTCATAGGAAAGGGGGACCCCAGATATTAGAGGAATGTAAGAAAATTCGTCAGACACAATATCCTGATGGACTGCCTACAGGAGAAGCAGTTATTACTACAGGCGGAAATCTAAAAGCAAAATATGTGATACATACTGTTGGTCCCATTTGTGGTGGAAAATTCAATGATACAAAAAGTAAGCTTCTATATAATGCATACTACAATAGTCTTAAATTAGCTAAAGAAAATGAAATAAAAACAATTGCTTTTCCTTCAATAAGCACAGGTGCTTATAGGTGTCCTGTAGATGAAGCCGCAAGAATTGCATTAAAAGCAGCTGTTGATTTTATTAAAAATGAAAACTTTATAGAAGAGATTAGATTTGTTCTCTTTACTCCGGATATTTATGAATATTACAATCA